The Bernardetia sp. DNA segment CTTTTCTACTCCAAGCGCATAAATGTGTTCGGAGTTCATAGAAGCTACATAATCCATTCTGTCTATATAGGGAATGATTTGGGCATAATTTAGACTTTCAGCATGTTTTTCAAAACAGCGATGCAAATAACCAATGTGAGGAACAACTTCTCTAATCATTTCGCCATCTGAAATTACCTCCAAACGCAAAACACCATGCATAGAAGGGTGCTGAGGTCCTAAGTTGAAGAGCATTTCTTCACTTTTTAAGTTTTCAGAAGTATATTTTGTAGGTTCAGATTGTTGGAGAAACGACATGTTTTGGATAATGAATTATTCAGTTAATAAAATAGCTTCTTTATTGGGACTTTTGCAAAAGTAAATGTTTTTTCCTAACAAAAATCATTTTTTAGAGCTAAAAAGTAACCGTTCTTTGTAAATATAAATTATCTATCAACCAAGATTTACACATAGAAAGATGAATAATTTGCTTCAAAAATACAATGTTGCTAGTCCTCGTTACACAAGTTACCCAACTGTTCCGTATTGGGAAAATAAAAACCATAGTTTAGAAAATTGGCAAAATTCACTTAAAAATGCTTTTTGGACAAGTGGAAAAGAGGTAAGTATTTATATTCATCTGCCCTATTGTGAGAGTTTGTGTACCTATTGTGGCTGCACAACACGCATTACGACAAATCATAATGTAGAAGAACCTTATATCGATTTGATAGAAAAAGAATGGAATCTATATCTCAAAACACTTCCACAAAAACCTATTTTGAGAGAAGTACACTTAGGAGGAGGAACACCTACTTTTTTCTCTCCTAAAAATCTTTCTCGCTTGATTTCTATTTTTAAAACTACCTGTGATATTCCAAAGGAAACAGAATGGGGGTTTGAAGGACATCCTAATAATACAACAAAAGAACATCTCAAAACACTAAAAGCATTAGGTTTTAATCGTGTGAGTTTTGGTATTCAAGATTTTGATGAGAATGTTCAGAAAATTATAAATAGAGTTCAGCCCTATCAGAAGGTAGTAGAATGTGTAGAAAATGCTAGAGAGCTGGGTTTTGAATCTATTAATTTTGATTTAGTCTATGGATTGCCATTGCAAAATGCAGAAACAATACAAGATACTTTACAAAAAACATTAGAGCTTCGTCCTTCTCGTTTGGCATTTTATGGGTATGCACATATTCCTTGGCTCAAACCTTCTCAAAAAAAATTAGAGGCTTTCTTGCCTTCTGCTGATGAAAAGGCAAATTTGTATAAAATAGGTAAAGAAATTTTGACAAAACAAGGCTACATAGATATAGGAATGGATCATTTTGCACTTCCTACAGATTCACTTTTGAAGGCTGCTAAAGATGGTAGTTTGCATCGAAATTTTATGGGATATACTACTCAATCCACAAGTTTAGCGATTGGTTTGGGCGTGAGTGCGATTAGTGATACTTGGACAGCTTTCAACCAAAACGAAAAAAATCTAAAAACCTACAAAGAAAAAATTGAGAAAGGAGAGTTTCCATTTTTGAGAGGACACCATCTAACAAAGGAAGATTTACTTGTTAGGAAACATATTTTAGATTTGATGTGTAGGTACGAAACTTCTTGGAATGAGGAAGAATTTTATGAATTTGGGCTAGGAATTAATTTTGACCTTTTAGAATCTCTACGACAAGATAAATTGGTAGAATGGACAGGAAATCATTTAAAAATTACAGAACAAGGAAAGCCTTTTGTTCGCAATGTTTGTATGGCTTTTGATGTTAGGCTTTGGAATGCTAAAGCAACAGCAAATCAAACAGAAAATAAGCCTATGTTTAGTAAAATAGCCTAACTTAAATAGTTGAAATGCAATACAAGCTATTTTTACTTGTATTGCATTTCTTAATAAAACTTTTAAAGTTTCCTCTCATACAACACAAAACTATAATCGTAATCATTTTTTTCTCCTGCTGAAAAGCTATCTTTTCTGATAATACTCCATTCTGATTCATCAAAATCTGGAAAAAATGTATCGCCTTCGATAATTGCATCAATTTCTGTGATATACATGTGCGTAACTAAATTTTTCTCTAAGGCTTGTTTGTATATTTCGCCTCCTCCAATGATGAAAAGCTCGGTTTCATTGTTTTCTTTTGCTTTTTGAATACCGTCTTCTAATGTACTGATGGTTTGGTCGTCTTCATATTTTGGGGTATAATCTGATTTTCTAGTCAGAATAAGAGCAGGACGTTCTACTAATTGTACGTTGAAAGATTGATATGTTTTTCGCCCTACCAATACGTGATGTCCTAGGGTAGTTTGCTTAAAAAAACGCATATCTGAAGGCATTTTCCAAGGCAATGAATTTTCTGAACCAATGACACCATTTTTTGAACGTGCTGTTATGATACTAATTTTCATGAAAAGTTGTTTCTTTTTAGTTAGTTGAACTGATAGCTATTTATTGAAATATAAAAACCTTATTTGAAATAAATCAAATAAGGTTTTTAAGGTTTTTATAAAAATGAATTTTCTTAGAAACCAGAATTTTCGTTACGAAGAACGCTGCTAGAACCTTCTACAACTGTTCCTGTAAGTTTGATAGTGGTCTTGCCTTGAGAACGACTGTTTGTATAGATTACGATGTCGCTATCAAAAGCTCCTTCTTGAGTAGGTGTAATTACAATTTCTAATTCTTTTGTTTCTCCAGCATTTGCACTTGCTCTTCCTGCAAGTTTCACACAGTTACAAGAGCTTGTAAGATTGTGGATTTGTAATGGCTTTTTGCCTTCATTTGTAAATGAAATTTTATAAGTAACAGCTTCACCTTTTTTGATTTTGCCTAAAGCTATAGCATTACGCTCTATTGCCATTTTTGGGTCATTAGCAGGGTCGCTTACTACATTTCCACGAATTTTCAATACTTTTGTTGCCTCAGAAGCATTAGAAGTAATTGTGATAGTTTTGTTGAATGCACCTGGACGACCAGCACTGTTATAACTTACTTGAATTTCTCCACTCTGACCAGGCAATACAGGCTCACGAGTCCAGCTTGGCGTAGTACAACCACAAGAAGCACGTACATTGCTCATAATAATTGGTTGGTTACCCGTATTTTTGAATACAAATGTTTTTTCTGCTTTGTTGCCTTCTTCGACAGTTCCAAAGTCAAAAGATTCGATTTCAAACTGAAAAACACCTTGTGCGAATGAGCTTGATGATAAAAATAAAAATAAGCAAAGACTAAACGCCAATGATGCAAAAGAGTATTTTGTGATTTTCATTAGTATTATTTTTTAATGATAAGAATTGATACAATAGAAAAAGTTCTGATACTGACAAAATTACAAAATTAGTACGTCAAAACAGATACTTTTCTTCAAATTAAGTGTTAATGAGATGTTAAACTGAAAATACAGTTTTTTTATAGTACTTTACAAAGAATGAAAAATTCGTGCCTATTTTTATCTATTTACTTAAAAAACATCTCTAATAGAAAAGTGTTACTGATTTGATTTGTTGATTCATAACACAAATAAAACATTTTAAAATTATAACCTTATGGATTTAGGAAATTTAAGACAGAGTTATAAAAAGGCATCTTTTGATGTTCAAGATGCCCTAGAAAACCCTATTGAGCAATTTAAAAAGTGGTTTGAACAAGCCTTAGAGTCAGACCTTTCAGCAGAAGCCAATGCCATGGTACTTTCAACAGTGGACAAAAACAACCGTCCTTCTGCTCGTGTGGTCTTACTCAAAAGTGTTGATGAAGGCTTTGTTTTTTATACTAACTATGATAGCAGAAAAGGAGAAGATTTGGCAAATAATCCGTATGCTAGTCTTACATTTTTTTGGGCAGAACTTGAAAGACAAGTAAGAATTGAAGGGAAAGTAGAAAAAATAAGTCCTTCAAAATCTGATGAATATTTTAAAAGTCGTCCTATTGGAAGCCAAATCGGTGCAATAGCCTCTCCACAAAGTAGAATCATAGACACTAGAGATGAACTTGAGCGACTGGTAAAGTCTATTGAAAAAAATTATGAAGAAACTAATTTTATCGAACGACCAAAAAATTGGGGTGGCTATCGCCTAATTCCTAACTATATGGAATTTTGGCAAGGCAGAGAAAGTCGCTTACATGATAGAATAAATTACCTCTTAAAAGAAGATGTAGAAGAAAGATATGCTTCTCCTTGGGAAATTGTACGCCTTGCACCTTAAATCCATCTACTAGCTAGAAATTATTTCAACCTTTAACTATGCTTCAAAGCTCGTTAAGGGTTGTTTTATTTATCACTCTGCTCTGTTTGGTAAAATAATAGTAAAAGCAGTGCCTTCGTTTGGAATAGACTCCACATCTATCTCTCCTTTGAGTTTCAAAACTGTTTCTTTAACAATATAAAGTCCTAACCCAGAACCCATTTTTCTATCATTGGCTCTATAAAACATATCAAAAATACTAGGCAAATGTTTTTTACTTATACCTAATCCGTTGTCAATAACTTTTACTTTTGCTGTATGCTCATCTATATCTACCATTACTTTTACAAAACTTTTTTCTTGATAGGGATTATGATAGCGTATAGAATTCGAAATAAGATTGTCAAATATAGCTTTAAGTCGTATTCTATCACTTTTAAAAGGTGTTTGTCTTGTTTTTTCATCCATACACAAATTTACCTCTACTTCTTTATAATCTTCTAAATAGGTCAAATCTTGTTTTATTTCTTCTATAAGCTCTTCTATATCTACTGTTTCACTTTTTATCGTTGTTCTACTATTTCTTGAAATACTGAGTACTTCACGAATGTAATTATCTAGCCTAATCACACTTTTTGAAATAAGCTCAAGATACATTTGTATGTTGGAAAGATTAGAGATGTCAGTTTTCAAAACCTGTAATATTCCCATCACAGAAGTAAGAGGTGCACGCAGGTCGTGAGAGACACTATATACAAATTGGTCTAACTCATCATTAGTTTTTTTGAGTTGATTATTCTTTTCTTTCAGTAGATTTTCTACATGTTGCTTCGTCAGAATTCCTCCAATGGTAATGGCAAGATTAAAAATAAAACTCTCCTCTGTTATTGTCCAGACGTGTTTTCCAGAGCAGTCTTCTAATCCAACAAATCCCCAAAAATCGTTTTCATTAATAAAAATAGGAACAATGAGAGTAGATTTTGCATGTTTGCTCCACAAAAAATATTTGTCTAGTGATGTTAGTTGGTCTCCAATATTTTTGATTCCTTTCCCCTCTTCTAATTGTTTTCTCCAACGCTCCAAACCAGCCAATCTATAATTTACATTTTGCCACTCACTCTTATGAATTTGTTCGTATTCTGGACGACTTGTCCACTCATGTATAATCTTACAACATTGCTCTCTCTCTGCATCTAAAAAATTTTGAAAAATAAAAACTCTGTCTGTTTGAGTAGCTTTTCCAATCGTTGAAACGGTAGTATCCATCCCTTCCTTAAAATTTGGATTTGTAAAGAGTTGGAAAATACAAGAATTTATTCCTCTAAGTAGATTATCATTATGAATGAGGCGCTGTTCGGTCTGTTTGTGTTCCCAAATTTCTAAAAGCAGAGCAATAATATTTCCAATAGCCAAAACAAATTGCTGTTCTCTAATTTTCCATTCACGCCTTTCTCCACAATGATTACAACACAGAATAGCTTTCAATTCTCCTTCAATATGAATCGGTATATCAATAATCGAAGTAATTGAATTGGGTTTAAAATAGGTTTCTATAAGCTCTTCCAAAAATTCATCTTCATAAACATCATCAGAAATAATTAGTTCTCCTTCTTTCATCTTGGAAAGATAAATGGGCATTCTTTCATTTTTCAAGTTGTTGTTAGAAACAGCTGTAATACTTTTCTGAGAGTGAGCTACACATTTTATCTGATTTTTTTCTTTATCTACTAACCACAAATTTATGCTTGCTACCTTTAGTGTATCAACAGCCGTTTGTGTAACCTCCTCAACAGCTTCCGAAAAATCTTTTAATTCAGCTTTCTGATTACGAGTAAGACGAG contains these protein-coding regions:
- the hemN gene encoding oxygen-independent coproporphyrinogen III oxidase, with the protein product MNNLLQKYNVASPRYTSYPTVPYWENKNHSLENWQNSLKNAFWTSGKEVSIYIHLPYCESLCTYCGCTTRITTNHNVEEPYIDLIEKEWNLYLKTLPQKPILREVHLGGGTPTFFSPKNLSRLISIFKTTCDIPKETEWGFEGHPNNTTKEHLKTLKALGFNRVSFGIQDFDENVQKIINRVQPYQKVVECVENARELGFESINFDLVYGLPLQNAETIQDTLQKTLELRPSRLAFYGYAHIPWLKPSQKKLEAFLPSADEKANLYKIGKEILTKQGYIDIGMDHFALPTDSLLKAAKDGSLHRNFMGYTTQSTSLAIGLGVSAISDTWTAFNQNEKNLKTYKEKIEKGEFPFLRGHHLTKEDLLVRKHILDLMCRYETSWNEEEFYEFGLGINFDLLESLRQDKLVEWTGNHLKITEQGKPFVRNVCMAFDVRLWNAKATANQTENKPMFSKIA
- a CDS encoding dihydrofolate reductase, which codes for MKISIITARSKNGVIGSENSLPWKMPSDMRFFKQTTLGHHVLVGRKTYQSFNVQLVERPALILTRKSDYTPKYEDDQTISTLEDGIQKAKENNETELFIIGGGEIYKQALEKNLVTHMYITEIDAIIEGDTFFPDFDESEWSIIRKDSFSAGEKNDYDYSFVLYERKL
- a CDS encoding DUF1573 domain-containing protein, with the translated sequence MKITKYSFASLAFSLCLFLFLSSSSFAQGVFQFEIESFDFGTVEEGNKAEKTFVFKNTGNQPIIMSNVRASCGCTTPSWTREPVLPGQSGEIQVSYNSAGRPGAFNKTITITSNASEATKVLKIRGNVVSDPANDPKMAIERNAIALGKIKKGEAVTYKISFTNEGKKPLQIHNLTSSCNCVKLAGRASANAGETKELEIVITPTQEGAFDSDIVIYTNSRSQGKTTIKLTGTVVEGSSSVLRNENSGF
- the pdxH gene encoding pyridoxamine 5'-phosphate oxidase; translation: MDLGNLRQSYKKASFDVQDALENPIEQFKKWFEQALESDLSAEANAMVLSTVDKNNRPSARVVLLKSVDEGFVFYTNYDSRKGEDLANNPYASLTFFWAELERQVRIEGKVEKISPSKSDEYFKSRPIGSQIGAIASPQSRIIDTRDELERLVKSIEKNYEETNFIERPKNWGGYRLIPNYMEFWQGRESRLHDRINYLLKEDVEERYASPWEIVRLAP
- a CDS encoding GAF domain-containing sensor histidine kinase, with the protein product MSNSSIHIDYFEALARLTRNQKAELKDFSEAVEEVTQTAVDTLKVASINLWLVDKEKNQIKCVAHSQKSITAVSNNNLKNERMPIYLSKMKEGELIISDDVYEDEFLEELIETYFKPNSITSIIDIPIHIEGELKAILCCNHCGERREWKIREQQFVLAIGNIIALLLEIWEHKQTEQRLIHNDNLLRGINSCIFQLFTNPNFKEGMDTTVSTIGKATQTDRVFIFQNFLDAEREQCCKIIHEWTSRPEYEQIHKSEWQNVNYRLAGLERWRKQLEEGKGIKNIGDQLTSLDKYFLWSKHAKSTLIVPIFINENDFWGFVGLEDCSGKHVWTITEESFIFNLAITIGGILTKQHVENLLKEKNNQLKKTNDELDQFVYSVSHDLRAPLTSVMGILQVLKTDISNLSNIQMYLELISKSVIRLDNYIREVLSISRNSRTTIKSETVDIEELIEEIKQDLTYLEDYKEVEVNLCMDEKTRQTPFKSDRIRLKAIFDNLISNSIRYHNPYQEKSFVKVMVDIDEHTAKVKVIDNGLGISKKHLPSIFDMFYRANDRKMGSGLGLYIVKETVLKLKGEIDVESIPNEGTAFTIILPNRAE